CTTGATCCTCATCCTCTGACTCGCTCAGCTCATCCTTTCCTTCGAGACGATCGCGGTTGCCACCGGCCAGCTTGGCAGATTTCCTAAACTTCAGCTGAGCGTCCAGCATCTCCAACTTGCCTCGAAGCGCCAACAGCGCTGGCAAACCCCTCGCGCGCTCCTCCAAAACACGACTGAGCTCGGCTAACCGGGCAGTCAAATCTGGCTGTGTGACAAGGGCGCCACCGTGGGCAATCATGGTGAACTTCATCCAGCTCATCAGGTTCATGGCACGGCCGGGGCGACGGTGCATGCGGGAGGCAAGCCTGGAAAGGAGTTCGAGAGCAAGGGCCGAGTCCATGCGATTGATTGTGTTCTCTACAATTTTGAGGTCGCTAGTCTGGAGGCACAATTCGAGGAGCTGCGCATCGTTGGTTCGGAGGGCTTGGTTGATAACGGTGCCGAGCGaggcggcgttgatgaggcCGGCTTGCCTCTGGTGCAAATCGGAGCGCGAAGAAGGGCCAGCAGTGtcagcagcaagagaagCTACCACATCGACCGTCGAGTTGCCGCGCACAATATCGCCAAAAGCAGCCGGAGCAGCAGGCTcagcatcatccacatcGCCGCCCATGTCCATGTCCATGTCGACATCTCCCTGTGTTGTCTCCTCGGCCACTTGCTCGATCTGCTGCTGATCCTTcacatcctcgtcgtcactTGAGAGCTCGATGGGTTCGTCAGGCTGCTTCGACAAGCCGGTGGACACGGCGGTTCTGGTTTCGTCGATTTTGGCCTTGGAGCGTGCCTTTGCGCTGGCCCTGACGACTGGAGCCGCGATGGTCGCGACTTTTCTCTTGGTTGACATGGCTTGCGATCTGGAGTACTTGGGTGACTGAAAGACGGCCAATGGGGAGCTCGATACAGCTTGATATACCAGTGGAGGGCTTTTGGTTCAATGGAAGGGCCCAGACGAGTGGCCTCAAAGGTTGGATTATTTGCTTTGGTGGTTTGCTGCGATTGAAGCCGCAGGCAAAAAATCCAAACTGTAACCAAAACTTTTTTGCGGATCTCCGCTTGGCACGCCCAGCATTGAATGTGGGGTTCTGGTGCAGCTTAGATGGTCCGTGTGTACTTGGCAGATTGGTGAGCTTCACTCAG
The window above is part of the Podospora bellae-mahoneyi strain CBS 112042 chromosome 3, whole genome shotgun sequence genome. Proteins encoded here:
- the UTP5 gene encoding Small subunit (SSU) processome component (BUSCO:EOG09264NJ1; COG:S; EggNog:ENOG503NWZN), whose protein sequence is MSTKRKVATIAAPVVRASAKARSKAKIDETRTAVSTGLSKQPDEPIELSSDDEDVKDQQQIEQVAEETTQGDVDMDMDMGGDVDDAEPAAPAAFGDIVRGNSTVDVVASLAADTAGPSSRSDLHQRQAGLINAASLGTVINQALRTNDAQLLELCLQTSDLKIVENTINRMDSALALELLSRLASRMHRRPGRAMNLMSWMKFTMIAHGGALVTQPDLTARLAELSRVLEERARGLPALLALRGKLEMLDAQLKFRKSAKLAGGNRDRLEGKDELSESEDEDQDEAQVVYVEGQESTKALTNGGPRVGPADDEDDLPINHSALPDSDEDDDEEEDEDEDEEDLAAIESLDEDEVDHDDVDEEEEDDSEGEDAGPPAKVQRTLRSRK